Proteins encoded together in one Acidobacteriota bacterium window:
- a CDS encoding amidohydrolase family protein, whose product MKAWTASIGIVVLAVLTAGLAAQPAARYDLLIRNGRVLDGTGNPWFPADIAIQDGRIVAVGSLANAQAARVVDAAGKYVAPGFIDIHSHADDGSGPRGGFRDPDPVRRSAPNLVSQGITTVVVNQDGRSPWPVADQRRQLETNGIGPNAMLLVGHGTVRRRVMGDDVRRPARTDEIEKMRALVRQALQEGAVGLSAGLEYDPGRWSTTDEVVELARELPAVDGVYISHERSEGSDPLWYVPSQDGPIAPTLLDAVRETIEIGEKSGARVVASHLKAKGEHYWGSSATAITLIQRARDRGVDVWADQYPYPTSGTDGSTVLIPAWATRAPGAAGGQPPTDRAAMLKRVLGDPPTAKQVRGDIAHEIRRRGGADNITVYEFTDKSLYGKSLAEIARLWKLDPVEAAIRIQMEGLTTRNGGARMRGFSMAEFDMELIAKQPWVATSTDGGIALPADGPATHARFYGSFTRKIRHYAIDRGAITLEHAIRAATSLPARIMRLADRGQVREGFAADLVVFDLATIRDKATFFEPHQHSEGIDYVFVNGIAVVDAGKLTQALAGKILAR is encoded by the coding sequence ATGAAAGCGTGGACTGCGTCGATTGGGATCGTCGTTCTGGCCGTCCTCACCGCAGGGCTCGCCGCCCAGCCCGCGGCGCGTTACGACCTGCTGATCCGCAACGGCCGCGTGCTCGATGGCACCGGCAACCCATGGTTTCCGGCCGACATCGCCATCCAGGACGGGCGCATCGTCGCCGTGGGATCGCTCGCCAACGCGCAGGCGGCGCGGGTCGTTGATGCCGCCGGCAAGTACGTCGCTCCTGGCTTCATTGACATCCACTCGCATGCGGACGATGGGTCGGGCCCGCGGGGCGGGTTCCGCGATCCGGATCCGGTACGGCGATCGGCACCGAACCTCGTCTCACAAGGCATCACCACCGTTGTCGTCAATCAGGACGGCCGTTCGCCCTGGCCGGTGGCCGACCAGCGCCGGCAGCTCGAGACCAACGGCATTGGACCGAACGCCATGCTGCTGGTCGGTCACGGCACCGTTCGACGCCGGGTCATGGGCGATGATGTGCGACGGCCGGCGCGGACGGATGAGATCGAGAAGATGCGGGCGCTCGTGCGGCAGGCCCTGCAAGAAGGCGCGGTGGGCCTGTCGGCGGGCCTCGAGTACGACCCCGGGCGCTGGAGCACGACCGACGAAGTGGTGGAGCTGGCACGTGAGCTACCCGCGGTTGACGGCGTCTACATCTCGCACGAGCGCAGCGAGGGCAGCGACCCGCTGTGGTACGTGCCGAGCCAGGACGGCCCCATCGCCCCGACGTTGCTGGACGCAGTGCGCGAAACAATTGAGATTGGCGAGAAGTCGGGCGCCCGCGTGGTCGCGTCCCATCTCAAGGCCAAGGGCGAGCACTACTGGGGATCGAGCGCGACGGCGATCACACTGATCCAACGCGCTCGCGATCGAGGCGTGGACGTGTGGGCGGATCAGTATCCGTACCCGACCAGCGGCACCGACGGCTCAACGGTGCTGATCCCCGCGTGGGCCACGCGGGCGCCCGGAGCCGCGGGCGGCCAGCCGCCGACCGATCGCGCGGCCATGCTGAAGCGCGTGCTCGGCGATCCGCCCACGGCCAAGCAGGTGCGCGGCGACATCGCCCACGAGATCCGCCGCCGCGGCGGCGCCGACAACATTACCGTCTACGAGTTCACCGACAAGTCGCTCTACGGCAAGTCGCTCGCGGAGATCGCGCGGCTGTGGAAGCTCGATCCCGTCGAAGCCGCGATCAGAATCCAGATGGAGGGCCTGACCACTCGCAACGGCGGCGCGCGCATGCGAGGGTTCTCGATGGCCGAGTTCGACATGGAACTGATCGCGAAGCAGCCGTGGGTCGCAACCTCCACCGATGGCGGCATCGCCCTGCCGGCGGATGGACCGGCCACGCATGCGCGGTTCTACGGCAGTTTCACGCGGAAGATCCGGCACTACGCAATCGATCGCGGCGCCATCACGCTGGAGCACGCGATTCGAGCGGCCACGTCGCTGCCGGCGCGGATCATGCGGCTGGCCGACCGCGGTCAGGTGCGCGAAGGGTTCGCCGCCGACCTGGTGGTGTTCGACCTGGCCACCATTCGCGACAAGGCGACGTTCTTCGAACCGCACCAGCATTCCGAAGGCATCGACTACGTCTTCGTCAACGGCATCGCGGTCGTTGATGCCGGCAAGCTGACGCAGGCGCTTGCCGGCAAGATTCTGGCGCGATAG
- a CDS encoding PQQ-dependent sugar dehydrogenase yields the protein MVRKVLGLIAGAALLSATVLAQTPLRSALHDYRVVTVVDSLVQPWSMAFLPGGDMLITERPGRLRIVRNGTLLPQPVEGVPAVSYANQGGLLEVAPHPDFASNRMLYLTFSKPLADGKEATTALVRGRFENDRLTNVQQLFESVSKGRGHFGGKIAFDGKGFLFLTLGDRQVPPTGNLEAHPAQDLTNHHGTIVRLHDDGRVPADNPFVSRAGARPEIWSYGHRNVQGIAVQPETGDVFATEHGPMGGDELNRILPGLNYGWPVVGFGVNYTSGLAIHQGTMREGMEQPRHIWVPSIGISGGMFYTGDRFAQWKGNYFTAGMSGQQLARLTMKGTSVVNEETLVPQMGRIRDVRQGLDGFIYLAIEDRDGKPTPILRMEPVERSTR from the coding sequence ATGGTTCGCAAAGTGTTGGGATTGATCGCCGGCGCCGCGCTGTTGTCGGCCACCGTGCTGGCGCAGACGCCGCTTCGGTCAGCGCTTCACGACTACCGCGTGGTCACCGTCGTGGATTCGCTGGTGCAGCCGTGGTCCATGGCGTTCCTGCCGGGCGGCGACATGCTGATTACCGAACGGCCCGGCCGCCTGCGCATTGTGCGCAACGGCACGCTGTTGCCCCAGCCGGTCGAAGGCGTCCCCGCCGTCTCGTACGCCAACCAGGGCGGGCTACTCGAGGTCGCGCCGCACCCGGACTTCGCGTCGAACCGAATGCTGTACCTGACATTCTCGAAGCCGCTGGCCGACGGCAAGGAAGCGACGACGGCGCTCGTGCGAGGCCGGTTCGAGAACGATCGCCTGACCAACGTGCAGCAACTGTTCGAGTCGGTCTCGAAGGGCCGCGGCCACTTCGGCGGCAAGATCGCGTTCGACGGCAAGGGCTTCCTGTTCCTGACCCTCGGCGATCGCCAGGTGCCACCGACGGGCAATCTCGAGGCGCATCCCGCGCAGGATCTGACCAACCATCACGGCACGATCGTTCGCCTGCATGACGATGGCCGGGTGCCGGCGGACAACCCGTTCGTCAGCCGCGCCGGTGCGCGCCCGGAGATCTGGAGCTACGGCCATCGCAACGTCCAGGGCATTGCCGTCCAACCCGAGACCGGCGATGTGTTCGCGACCGAGCATGGTCCCATGGGCGGCGACGAACTGAACCGCATCCTGCCCGGCCTCAACTACGGCTGGCCGGTGGTCGGGTTCGGCGTGAACTACACGAGCGGCCTCGCGATCCACCAGGGCACCATGCGTGAGGGGATGGAGCAGCCGCGCCACATCTGGGTGCCGTCGATCGGCATTTCGGGCGGGATGTTCTACACCGGCGATCGCTTTGCGCAGTGGAAGGGCAACTACTTCACCGCGGGCATGTCCGGGCAACAGCTCGCGCGTCTCACCATGAAGGGCACGAGCGTCGTCAACGAAGAAACCCTGGTGCCGCAGATGGGCCGCATCCGCGACGTGCGGCAGGGGCTCGACGGTTTCATCTACCTGGCCATTGAAGACCGCGACGGCAAGCCGACGCCGATCCTGCGGATGGAGCCCGTCGAGCGCAGCACCAGATGA
- a CDS encoding S9 family peptidase has product MFLKHATATAVLSLLLVGTISGQAPRGRALAIEDYYRIKTIGDVSISPDGTRVAYAVSTRIEDDNTNAIETYIVNVDGSGERRITHHGANVANPRWTDGNQLSYSLNARVASAVFIGPGAPAPAPSVRTVDGRWQIPVNAANATPVASPPAMPGVLSADGQWRAHAQDGPRRATEPATGTDFEKRHADRFQGRTFDWMRFQQDGQDYPVADPRLRPAAEITVTPAAGGPGKTLTTLGMRPASLAWHPDGLQIAFTADESWRDEQSYEDPDIYIVTTAGQVRRLTADGYVWSSLAYSPDGRFLLGERTFGTDMIIEQRLNHGGSNDLLVWPADAAPGVAPLNLTGSWDLEPNAPRWSPDGRYVYFVAEKGGTTHLFRVAAQAGATVEQVTQGERRLGSITFDQSMTRIAYTVGTYDSPSEVWTANLDGSSERRLTNVHAEIRDAIGITRTERQTWRSTDGTTIEGWLTYPHGYDRANGFYPLVVFNHGGPHSAVGYGFNFKQQYFAANGYFVLDTNFRSSTGYGDAFKWGTWGAWGTKDGQDVVSGIDFVLANYPVDRGKVATMGHSYGGFMTNWLITQYPDRFAAAASGAGISNWFSDYGTADIYRTKETEFYGAPWNERAIGPMIAQSPLMQAGKVRTPTLFIQGEQDQRVPYEEGEQMYFAVRRQGVPAKMIQYAGQPHGISGHWNNVHRMLNELKWIDSYVKNGTATPTAQKQFFE; this is encoded by the coding sequence ATGTTCCTGAAGCACGCCACCGCGACTGCCGTCCTGTCACTTCTCCTGGTGGGCACCATTTCGGGCCAGGCGCCGCGGGGCCGCGCCCTGGCGATCGAGGATTACTACCGCATCAAGACGATCGGCGATGTCTCGATCTCGCCCGACGGCACGCGCGTGGCCTATGCCGTGTCTACCCGTATCGAAGACGACAACACGAACGCCATCGAAACCTACATCGTCAACGTCGATGGCTCGGGCGAGCGGCGCATCACGCACCACGGCGCCAACGTCGCGAACCCGCGGTGGACCGACGGCAACCAGTTGTCGTACTCCCTCAACGCGCGCGTGGCCAGCGCGGTCTTCATCGGGCCCGGCGCGCCCGCCCCGGCGCCGAGCGTGCGAACGGTGGACGGACGGTGGCAGATCCCCGTGAATGCGGCCAACGCGACGCCGGTCGCGTCGCCGCCGGCGATGCCGGGAGTGCTGAGCGCCGACGGGCAGTGGCGTGCGCACGCGCAAGACGGCCCACGCCGTGCCACGGAGCCCGCCACGGGCACTGACTTCGAGAAGCGCCACGCCGACCGCTTCCAGGGCCGCACCTTCGACTGGATGCGCTTCCAGCAGGACGGCCAGGACTACCCGGTTGCCGACCCGCGCCTGCGACCGGCGGCCGAGATCACCGTCACGCCGGCTGCCGGCGGACCAGGCAAGACGCTGACGACGCTCGGCATGCGTCCGGCAAGTCTGGCGTGGCACCCGGACGGATTGCAGATCGCCTTCACCGCCGACGAGTCATGGCGCGACGAACAGTCGTACGAAGACCCCGACATCTACATCGTCACGACCGCGGGACAGGTCAGGAGGCTGACCGCCGACGGCTACGTCTGGAGCTCACTTGCGTACTCGCCCGACGGCCGGTTTCTGCTTGGAGAGCGCACGTTCGGCACCGACATGATCATCGAGCAGCGGCTGAACCATGGCGGTTCCAACGACCTCTTGGTGTGGCCCGCGGATGCGGCACCCGGCGTCGCGCCGCTCAACCTCACGGGCTCGTGGGACCTCGAGCCGAATGCGCCGCGCTGGTCACCCGATGGCCGCTACGTCTACTTCGTGGCCGAGAAGGGCGGCACCACCCACCTGTTCCGCGTGGCCGCGCAAGCAGGAGCCACCGTCGAGCAGGTGACGCAAGGCGAACGGCGCCTCGGCAGCATCACCTTTGACCAGTCGATGACCAGGATCGCGTACACGGTGGGGACTTACGACAGCCCGTCGGAAGTCTGGACCGCCAACCTCGACGGCTCATCTGAACGCCGTCTCACGAACGTGCACGCGGAGATCCGCGACGCCATCGGCATCACCCGCACCGAGCGGCAGACGTGGCGCAGCACCGACGGCACCACGATCGAGGGCTGGCTTACTTACCCGCATGGCTACGACCGCGCAAACGGTTTCTATCCGCTGGTGGTGTTCAACCACGGCGGCCCGCACTCGGCCGTCGGCTACGGCTTCAACTTCAAGCAGCAGTACTTCGCCGCGAACGGCTACTTCGTGCTCGATACCAACTTCCGCAGCTCAACCGGCTACGGCGACGCATTCAAGTGGGGCACGTGGGGCGCCTGGGGCACCAAGGACGGGCAGGATGTCGTGTCGGGCATCGACTTCGTGCTGGCGAACTACCCGGTCGATCGCGGCAAGGTCGCCACCATGGGGCATTCGTACGGCGGGTTCATGACCAATTGGCTGATCACGCAGTACCCCGATCGCTTTGCCGCGGCCGCCTCCGGCGCCGGCATCTCGAACTGGTTCAGCGACTACGGTACGGCCGACATCTATCGCACCAAGGAAACCGAGTTTTACGGCGCGCCGTGGAATGAACGCGCCATCGGGCCAATGATCGCCCAATCGCCGCTCATGCAGGCGGGCAAGGTGCGAACGCCGACCCTCTTCATCCAGGGCGAGCAGGACCAGCGCGTGCCTTACGAGGAAGGGGAGCAGATGTACTTCGCCGTGCGGCGGCAGGGCGTGCCGGCGAAGATGATCCAATACGCCGGCCAGCCTCACGGCATCAGCGGTCATTGGAACAACGTGCACCGCATGCTGAACGAGCTGAAGTGGATCGACTCGTACGTCAAGAACGGAACGGCTACCCCGACCGCCCAGAAGCAGTTTTTCGAGTAA
- a CDS encoding ADOP family duplicated permease yields MSFIIDLRVALRSLGRVKGVAITVILTLALGIGANAAIFSLVRGVLLKPLVNDDEERLIYIRQSAKGRGSENANFSVPEIRDLRARVKSIAAFGDFSTIEFTMVGLGEPRVVRAGVVGGNYFNVMGLRPVAGRLLDATDDGPAAAPTAVLTHRFWSTGLNSDPSVVGTVIKLGDRAVTIVGVLEPSIPYPAQTELMANVVTSSHHMDATMVDGRVHRMTELFGRLAPGATLEQARAELQTAHGAMLTEHRQDYPVNDDFQINAVQLRDQIVSPARTVLLILLAASALIFIIACSNVANLILARSVRREGELAVRAALGASRAALRRTLLAESLLMCGAGAILGVLIARPMVAILARYASRYSVRALDLTVDATLLWVGVTLALIAAVLLAFVPRLPSAEASNGLGLSNGSVRITSGTNRRLRLFAVTQIAASFVLVAGAGMLVTTLIALQSTAPGFNTRNVLVLNVPVNYERPPALILPFYREVIRRIGELPGVETVAIGTMVPWRDAGQWFAAQFTVEGYRKADGEDDPRAKFRTVSPGFFRALNVPIIAGRDFNADDRTDGEKVVIVSESLAKRMFPNQEALNRNLMWTDPVTKFIGVSNGPRRIIGVVADLDDENVVAEPVIAVYHPMEQEMFQGRLFVHAATDPYALVPPVTKLIRDLSAEQPVEQAATLEDVRTEVLAPDRLNAMVFGGFAAVALTIAVVGVAGVLAFSVSARTREFGVRLAIGSTPSSLLAKILAEGAVIAGLGVAAGVVGGLALARFAGGFIGELSMPGPAPLAGAALLLMAAAVLASLMPAARAARVDVMQALRSE; encoded by the coding sequence ATGAGTTTCATCATCGATCTCCGCGTCGCGCTTCGGTCCCTCGGCCGGGTCAAGGGAGTGGCCATCACGGTCATTCTCACCCTGGCTCTCGGCATCGGCGCAAACGCGGCCATCTTCAGCCTGGTCCGCGGCGTGCTGCTCAAGCCGCTGGTCAACGACGATGAGGAGCGGTTGATCTACATTCGCCAGAGCGCCAAAGGTCGCGGCTCCGAGAATGCCAATTTCTCGGTGCCCGAGATCCGGGATCTGCGCGCGCGGGTGAAGTCGATTGCGGCGTTCGGTGACTTCTCCACCATCGAGTTCACCATGGTCGGCCTCGGCGAACCTCGCGTCGTCCGGGCCGGCGTGGTGGGCGGCAACTACTTCAACGTGATGGGGCTCCGGCCGGTGGCTGGGCGCCTGCTCGACGCGACAGACGACGGTCCGGCGGCGGCGCCGACGGCGGTGCTGACGCACCGTTTCTGGAGCACGGGCTTGAACAGCGATCCGTCCGTTGTCGGCACGGTGATCAAGCTCGGCGACCGCGCCGTGACCATCGTCGGCGTGCTCGAGCCGTCCATTCCGTATCCCGCGCAGACCGAACTCATGGCGAACGTCGTCACCAGCTCGCACCACATGGACGCGACCATGGTGGACGGGCGGGTGCACCGCATGACAGAGCTCTTTGGCCGGCTCGCGCCCGGTGCGACCCTCGAGCAAGCCCGCGCCGAGCTGCAGACCGCCCATGGCGCGATGCTCACCGAGCACCGCCAGGACTACCCGGTGAACGACGACTTCCAGATCAACGCGGTGCAGCTGCGCGACCAGATCGTGTCGCCGGCGAGAACCGTGCTGCTGATCCTGCTGGCGGCCTCGGCGCTGATCTTCATCATCGCCTGCTCGAACGTCGCCAACCTGATCCTGGCCCGATCGGTGAGACGCGAGGGCGAGCTGGCGGTGCGCGCGGCCCTCGGCGCCAGCCGCGCGGCCCTGCGGCGGACGCTGCTGGCCGAAAGCCTGCTGATGTGCGGTGCCGGCGCCATCCTGGGCGTGCTGATCGCGCGGCCCATGGTGGCGATCCTGGCCCGGTACGCGTCACGCTATTCGGTACGCGCCCTCGACCTGACCGTTGACGCCACGTTGCTGTGGGTCGGCGTCACCCTGGCCTTGATCGCGGCCGTGCTGCTGGCGTTCGTGCCCAGGTTGCCCTCGGCCGAGGCTTCGAATGGACTCGGGTTGTCGAACGGCAGCGTCCGCATTACGAGCGGCACCAATCGCCGGCTGCGCCTGTTCGCGGTGACGCAGATCGCCGCGTCGTTCGTGCTGGTGGCCGGCGCCGGCATGCTGGTCACGACGCTGATTGCGCTGCAGTCGACGGCCCCGGGCTTCAACACCCGCAATGTCCTGGTGCTCAACGTGCCGGTCAACTACGAGCGGCCGCCGGCGCTGATTCTGCCGTTTTACCGCGAGGTCATTCGCCGCATCGGCGAACTGCCCGGCGTGGAGACGGTGGCGATCGGCACCATGGTGCCGTGGCGCGACGCCGGCCAATGGTTTGCGGCGCAGTTTACGGTCGAGGGCTACCGCAAGGCCGACGGCGAAGACGATCCGCGCGCCAAGTTCCGCACCGTGTCGCCCGGCTTCTTCCGCGCGCTCAACGTGCCGATCATCGCCGGCCGCGACTTCAACGCCGACGATCGCACCGACGGCGAGAAGGTGGTAATCGTCAGCGAGAGCCTGGCCAAGCGAATGTTCCCGAACCAGGAAGCGTTGAACCGCAACCTCATGTGGACCGACCCGGTCACCAAGTTCATCGGCGTCAGCAACGGCCCGCGCCGCATCATCGGCGTGGTCGCAGACCTCGATGATGAGAACGTGGTGGCGGAGCCGGTAATCGCGGTCTATCACCCGATGGAGCAGGAGATGTTCCAGGGACGGCTGTTCGTGCACGCCGCCACCGATCCCTACGCGCTGGTGCCGCCGGTCACGAAGCTCATCCGCGACCTGTCGGCGGAGCAGCCGGTGGAGCAAGCGGCCACGCTCGAGGATGTCCGCACCGAAGTGCTGGCGCCGGACCGGTTGAACGCCATGGTGTTTGGCGGCTTCGCCGCCGTCGCGCTCACGATTGCCGTGGTCGGGGTGGCCGGCGTGCTGGCCTTCTCGGTGAGCGCGCGCACCCGCGAATTTGGCGTGCGGCTGGCCATTGGCTCGACGCCGTCGAGCCTGCTGGCGAAGATTCTCGCTGAAGGCGCCGTGATTGCCGGACTCGGCGTCGCCGCGGGCGTTGTTGGCGGGCTGGCGCTGGCGCGATTCGCCGGCGGGTTCATCGGCGAGCTGAGCATGCCCGGACCGGCGCCGCTGGCCGGCGCCGCGCTGCTCCTGATGGCCGCGGCAGTGCTCGCGTCGCTGATGCCGGCCGCGCGGGCGGCGCGCGTGGATGTGATGCAGGCGCTCAGATCGGAATAA
- a CDS encoding PilT/PilU family type 4a pilus ATPase, with the protein MTTASPLSETMFGASTARALATPALIQQMIDSGDGISDLVLSPGRPPQVERHGDLVPVEIAEMPILRAEDTAGVACDLINDNQYLLGTLKDQGACDLSYVLPERCRFRVNVFRQRNTYAIVMRMIASRIPSIAELNLPPAIADTATLKNGIVLVTGPTGSGKSSTLAAIIDLINESRAEHILTIEDPIEFLHKHKKGTVHQRELHTDTPTFALALRAALRQAPKVILVGEMRDRETIEIALTAAETGHLVFSTLHTIDASKTVERIVGTFDVADQQAVRARLAASFRYFISQRLLPKKGGGRMAIIEMLKSTMRTREYIENGEKEGRSLIDAMRDGVLDGMQYFDGELEKLVRAGLIAPSTAYLYATNAGNLRVQLADVPDEDDLIMR; encoded by the coding sequence ATGACCACCGCTTCCCCTCTGAGCGAGACCATGTTCGGCGCGAGCACCGCCCGCGCCCTGGCCACACCGGCCCTCATCCAGCAGATGATCGATTCGGGCGACGGCATCAGCGACCTGGTCCTGTCGCCGGGCCGGCCGCCGCAAGTGGAGCGCCACGGCGACCTGGTGCCGGTCGAGATTGCCGAAATGCCCATCTTGCGCGCCGAAGACACGGCCGGCGTCGCCTGCGACCTGATCAACGATAACCAATACCTGCTCGGCACGCTGAAGGACCAGGGCGCCTGCGACTTGTCGTACGTGCTGCCCGAACGGTGCCGCTTCCGCGTCAACGTCTTCCGCCAGCGCAACACCTACGCCATCGTCATGCGCATGATCGCGTCGCGCATTCCGAGTATTGCCGAGCTCAACCTGCCGCCGGCGATTGCCGATACGGCGACCTTGAAGAACGGCATCGTGCTGGTGACCGGGCCCACCGGATCGGGCAAGTCGTCCACGCTGGCCGCGATTATCGACCTCATCAACGAGAGCCGCGCTGAGCACATTCTCACCATCGAGGATCCGATCGAGTTCCTGCACAAGCACAAGAAGGGCACGGTCCACCAGCGCGAGCTGCATACCGACACGCCGACCTTCGCGCTGGCGCTGCGGGCCGCGTTGCGCCAGGCGCCGAAGGTGATCCTGGTCGGCGAAATGCGCGATCGCGAGACGATTGAGATCGCGCTGACGGCGGCCGAGACGGGCCACCTGGTGTTTTCGACACTGCACACCATTGATGCCTCGAAGACCGTCGAGCGCATCGTCGGCACCTTCGACGTGGCCGACCAGCAGGCGGTGCGCGCGCGCCTGGCGGCGTCGTTCCGCTACTTCATCTCGCAGCGGCTGCTGCCGAAGAAGGGCGGCGGGCGCATGGCGATCATCGAGATGCTGAAGTCCACCATGCGCACGCGCGAGTACATCGAGAACGGCGAGAAAGAAGGGCGCTCGCTGATCGACGCCATGCGCGACGGCGTGCTGGACGGCATGCAGTACTTCGACGGCGAGCTCGAGAAGCTGGTGCGTGCGGGCCTGATCGCGCCGTCGACCGCGTATCTCTACGCGACCAACGCCGGCAACCTGCGGGTGCAGCTGGCCGACGTGCCGGATGAAGATGATCTGATCATGAGATAG
- a CDS encoding PEGA domain-containing protein, giving the protein MSQRPDDESADSDPLLLFATEPQPEAALAPQVEIPIEIEPARATPERAALVHRAETAERLLRESRRDAAALKREVATLVSAAKDNRARARRSAVTLGLAAACLVALVTVGWRSIPSVAPPIVAAVEPARAAAVDPPPAITEPEPTTEARPPVPAPRPVVRARAPQRTEPEPRAQFVGTLSIEAVPTGGEVFINRRSVGKAPVRLSGLRAGSHLVWIERAGYRRFTRVVTVPANQVTRVSVALERDDSPVPRP; this is encoded by the coding sequence GTGTCACAGCGTCCCGACGACGAGTCTGCTGATTCCGATCCGTTGCTGTTGTTCGCGACCGAGCCGCAGCCCGAAGCCGCACTCGCGCCGCAAGTCGAAATCCCGATAGAAATCGAACCGGCCCGCGCCACTCCGGAGCGGGCCGCGCTCGTTCACCGCGCCGAAACCGCCGAGCGCTTGCTGCGCGAATCAAGACGAGACGCCGCGGCACTGAAGCGTGAGGTGGCGACCTTAGTCAGCGCTGCCAAGGACAATCGCGCCCGGGCGCGCCGGTCTGCCGTCACCCTTGGTCTTGCCGCGGCCTGCCTGGTCGCGCTCGTGACCGTGGGTTGGCGTTCCATTCCTTCCGTGGCGCCACCCATTGTCGCAGCCGTCGAGCCGGCGAGGGCGGCGGCCGTTGACCCGCCGCCGGCCATCACGGAACCGGAACCCACGACGGAAGCCAGGCCCCCAGTTCCCGCTCCGAGACCTGTTGTTCGAGCGCGCGCGCCGCAGCGCACCGAACCCGAGCCTCGAGCACAGTTTGTCGGAACGCTGTCGATTGAGGCCGTGCCCACGGGCGGGGAAGTCTTCATCAACCGACGGAGCGTGGGCAAGGCACCCGTCCGCTTGTCGGGGCTGCGGGCGGGCTCGCACCTGGTGTGGATTGAGCGCGCGGGCTATCGGCGCTTCACTCGCGTGGTGACGGTGCCCGCGAACCAGGTCACGCGGGTCAGCGTGGCGCTCGAGCGGGACGATTCGCCCGTGCCGCGCCCTTAA